atgaataGTTTAATAGCAAGCACAGGCACAGTATCAGCTCCTCTATAAATAAATGCAACTCTAAGAAACCTCAAAAggtttaataataataataactcaTCGTCATGGGATGCCTGATCTTTAGACCCCGAAGACGAGCAAAAGTTCAGGTCCGAAATAGGATTCTGAAGGAGAAGCGAGCAAGGCTTTATATTATCAAACGCTGTGTGCTGATGCTGATTTGCTGGAGAGAGCGCCGTGGAGACGAGTGATTACTGCTCTTTTTAGTTGCTTTTTTGATATGACTTCTCACCTAAAAACAATCTATGCCAAGTAATTCTAACTATGTCCAATCATATTGTTTAAATGAACTTTCCTATCTACCTGTTCTTAATTTATTCTTCGTCTTTCCTTTTTTGGTTGGTTTTCGTGTCTCAACCACATCTAATTGTGGACATGTCTTTCAGAATTTAGAAGATCTGGATATTGCCCAGAGAATGCGATTATGTGTGTTCCTAGCACTCCTTAAACTGGGTGTCTAGAGTTCATTGCGCgtggaaaataattatatgagacTAGAAGTTCCGGTCCCCTCATAAATGGGTTGGGGCCTGCATTCCGTGCTCTATGGTTATCATGAATACTCGAATAGCATTTATATACAGAAAGAACAAGACTCTGAATCCTAGTCTACCTACCATATTAATCATGTCAAGTCTATGAATCCACAAGCAGAGGCAATTAGTACCAAAAGTCATAGCACAGGACCCTTGAGCTACACAAACAGAAAACGATCTCTTAATGTCAATGTCCCCATTTCCTCTTGTCTGTCCGTACAGATGAGGCAATAAGCTGCAGAACTACATAAAACGACTCAGCTATCAAGTTAGAAAACAGAAGAAAGAATTACTTCAGGATGCAAATAGTTTAACAAACAACATCTTGCAATGACCGAGAAGACAATCTTCCTAATGGCACAAGAAGCCTCTTATTGATAGATACAAGCTCCAGCAAACGCTAATACTTTTCTTATGAAAATTGGAAACAAGGCTAACTTCAGTTTACACTCCATTAAGCTGGAAAGAACGAGGAGTTACTTTCAGATTGGGAAAGGGAAAGGGAACACCAGAAATATAAAGGCACCTTGTTGCTTAGTAACAACTCAGTTAATTATGCAATTGCGGATTCACTTCACCAATATACGATGACAGGGCTAAATGGTGATATGTGGGATTCAGGAAATGAAAATAGTTGCATTAGATGAAATCCACAACTCTTTATCACCATCCAAATGCCACTCAAAGTCAGCTAAAGGCTCTGTCCCAATTTGACAGGAAAATTTCACAATTAAGGGAAAGGATTCTTATACAGTCAACTATCTAATAGCAATCTTACTTCCCTTTCATGATCATTATCACTTGTgactaaaaattcaaatatctTAATCCAGCAGTAGTGTGGATAGAAAAGGAGCAACACAGGTTAGTCTGAAAAATCCAACAATCTGTGGCTAAATCACTCTGATAATAACTAAAGCAAACCAGTCAATTATAGAACCCTGACTCAAAATTCTaagcaatagaaaaaaaactacacagccattaatcaaataataacaGAGAAAAATCTAGGAGAAATGTTTACATTAAGAACCCACAAATTTCTGTAAAAGCGTACATGCGTTGTTTGATTggttgattaattaaaaacaaaaaaatacaaCCCATGACACATTCTTTCGATATCACCAAATCTGTGTACAGGAAACGATGTTTTGTTAAAACTAAGCACAAAAGGAACGAACCCTAATATGACGATAATcataattatcattattatacGGCGAACTAGTGGGCAGCGGTGACGGCCGCGGTGGCAGTGGTGGCGTGATAGGAGTCGGAGTTGTCGCGGACGGTGGGCTTGGAGAGCATGAGAGGTCGGTCCTTAGCCTCTTCGTCGTCATCTTCAGGGTCGGCAGTGTTGAGGTTGATGCAGGAGCAGCGTTCCAACGAAGCGAAAAAAGCGGAGGCTACGTTGCTCCCCACCCAGCTGGCTACCCGATCCAGCTTATCGCATGAAATCAAGCTGcagttattattgttcttGTTTTCCATTTCTCTCTGGTTTCCTTTAGGTTTTGGTTTGATTAGAATCTGTTGGTGATGGGGTTCCAGAGATCATGAAAcggaaaggaaaagaaagggaTCGTGTAAACCAATAGCTAAAGGAAAAGGGGAAAAGGAACAGATAGAAGACCCATTCAACGGAATATTTCACGCGTTTTGAGTTTGGGTTTTGTTTCTTTACGTAACAGACCGTTGTTATTTGTCCGTTAATGTGGATTGACGGTGTGTTATGCGGTAATGAAATTTGACCTATCTATTTATCCATTACGTAGTGACCAGAACTTTACCTCTGAACTGTATTGCCTACAGTCTTGCTAGTGTACAATTCATTCCTTCCATCTCTTAACAGACGAGAGACTTCTTTGTCATTACACAGCctaattagaattaattttttttccttgttgACCTGTTACCATCTAGCGCATCTGGTGTAGTGGTATCATAGTACCCTCCCACGGTACTGACCGGGGTTCGATTCCCCGGATGCGCAATTTTAtcctaatatatatttttaactgtATAACAGTCAGttctttctttactttttacCAGCAACAagcatattagaaaacaatattACGAGTTTGAGATCATACCTCAAGGACTGTACCAATGAATCACCAAAAGAAAGTGAATTTTCACCCTCAGTTTATAAAATGCAGGGTATAGCCACTGCTAGAATGGGTAAGATACTAATTACCGTCTATGTATCAGCAATATTTTCTTGCTATTGCAATTGTATTAACATTCCTTTCTCCATAAAATTTCCTGAGGTACTTCTTAGAATGAGGCTGAGCGGGTAAGTGTTGGCTTGGCTATCTTCTTATCTTCTACAAGAGAGATGCTCAGAAGATTGGAAGGATTCTCTATCATCGTTTTAGCAACCAAATAGCCAGCAATGTTCCAGGTCTGATAGTTTCTTGCTTGCTTCTCGACATATCTGCTGGTCTTACCATCAGATGTGTAATACAGAACCTTATAACTTGCAGGCATTGACACCTTCTTCAAGAGTGAAGTTGTCAATCCTCTTTTCTCGACCTTGGAGATGGAGAGTCTTTAGGAGAAATTTCTTCACAATCTCAGGTTCAGAAGGATTTTTCATTAGGTATGCTAAGCCGCTAGGAACAAAGTCTCACAAAAACCTGCAGATCAGTAAATCGGAGAACAATGAAAGTCATGAAaacaaaggaagaaggaaCTTGGACAAGATAGAATGATAACTTGTTTAAAGTGCAAATAAGGTTTTATTTAGTTCCtaacaaacaagaaaataacccaaagTATAAAGCAACCGCATTAGACTTGGCATGGTATCAGCAATTCCAAGCACCTGATTTGAATACAACTTTGCTGCGGCTATGAATGAAGAGTGTCCAAATATGCAAATATTCACAACTGGAATTCTGTTTCATTGAATTATATTCCATCCAACTAGGTATATAGAACTCAAGACGgacaaaatcaaattgattcagTAGCACAAGAATGACGCGAACAGAACATAAATCTAGTAATTTGCAAATTTCCTCCATATTATTTGACCAAATACAAGTCAATATTGTCTATATTTATTGTACTGATTCTATAATGTATCAAGCTctaatcttattaaataacaaaaatacgTACAGTTGTTTAGAGATATGAAAAATTTGAACAAATTAAGCATTTAATATCTCTGACGCCGTCcaaatgtaaagaaaaaaaaatcacctGATTATAGTTCAAAGCCTCAGCGCCAGGATCCATAGCGGCGAGAGTCCCAACAGGCTTGCCCTTGAATAACACGTAAGACTTGTTGAGCCTCTCCCAGGCTTCCTCCACAACCGCTCCACTCTCAGAGATCGATTTGACGCCAGGTGATACGTTATCTAGAGAGTCCCGATTCACGCTGACGCTTGGAATAGCCTTTATGGCTTGCACTTAATCAGACGCGATATTAATCTCGTCACTGCTCTGCTGCAGCTGCTGCACTTTTAGCGCCTGCCGACCTCCTCCATTCGCCTCAGGAGAGGACTCCTTCATAGATTGTGATGAAGATTCTGGGCTATTCTCCACAGAGGACTCCACAGTTACTTTTTTTGACGATCCTTTATCAGCAGAAGATAGCGTTTCTCAACGATCCTAGTACCTTCAAGCACTATATATACCTGACGTCATCTCATTCGATTTCGCATCTTGGAACTTCTCAAAATGCTTCTCCGGAACTTGGAGGTCTACTTGAGAAGTCGAAATGTCTAAAACATCTGCTGCGACAGTATCTTCACTTGCGGGAACCTCCTTAGAGTCTTCTTTCTGGACGATTTTGGACGGCGAGAGTTgcgtcttcttcttcaaaggTAGTTCGACGGTAAGATTCTCGGCGGAAGACTCTAGCTTGTTCGTATCGTCTTGCGCGAAGGGATCTTTCAGCTTCGGCGACATGCTAGAGAAAGCAAATATGAAGAGCACTAATTAGAGAGAGGAATGCGTTTATAAACATGCAATTTAGAGAAGAATACCTTCACGGTGTTTTTGGTGCTCGCTGcggagagagaaagtaaaaCGGTTTTTCAGTGAGAGAGCGTATGGTACATATAGGCGTGCAATAGAGGTCTTTCAGGTGAACGGTAAGCCTGCTATTGTGTGTTCTTGTTTTGGCGGTTAGAGAGAGAATTTAAACAGTTAGCAGGAAAAttactttataataaataagctATCAtcctatatttattaattttaaataataaaatatataaaaattatataatattaaaatataaaatatttatacatgtatcttattttttattagttaattaattttttttattaattattattttttatatcattttaaaaaatatcgctggaataaaaataaaatatttatactaaaCTGACAAGAGgactattaaaatattgagCTTTTCCTCTGGAGCTATGTTTGGGGACAGAAATGTTTAGTTATCGAGACGGGAACGATGAATTCATGCAGGTTTTTAGCACAATGGCGAATTTGTTAAGCAAAACGAACTCAGCTTTGAATTTTCTACGGTTTTACTGAATGAAATGGACCGGAAAAACACTCTCAGCTGAGAAGGATTCTTTAAGCCACCAATTGCAAGTCCAGTGATTGTAGATCTCGATTTCGAACTCTACTCTCTCTAAATACGCGACTTGACTTTTACCAAATACGGGACTCTTATAAAAGCGAGCTACCATAGATGTAGGCTTCCGCACCAACTGTCTATAAAAAGGTTACTCATTTTGCTGAAATCTACAGATTATGCTATTAAACTTCTTTGATCTACCAATGCAAACTTTGTATCAATGGCTTAGAGCAACCAAAAGAAATATACTTATAGAAACAAAGCTCTGATACAACcctgtattttctttttggaagAGTATTTATAGCCAAACTCCATAATTAGTCCACATATAAGGAAACACACAGTAAGCCAATTTTTAAGGCTAGTCAGAACTTTGAAGTTTCAGGTTAAAAGGATTGCTTATATGTgcataaagaataagaaattgtACATGACTTCCTGAGTTCCTCAGTATGAAGTACAATGAGACTAATTCATCTCCAATGTTAACCAACAAATTAATTACTCGAGTAAATCAATTGCTTGATAATGCTAAAATCAAAACAGAAGGATGAGCTTGGTAAAACTGAACCAGATGATACAATCAAACCCATGGCATTCATATATGATAAGTTTCTCAGAAGACTTGGTTCCATCAATTAGCTTGCAAAGCGAACAAACACCAGCAAAGGAAGAAGGACGGCTCAGAATGGAACTCTTATAATGCCAACCAGGCTCTACTTGTCAAACTCCCATATGACGCCTCCATCCTCTGAAATACCAGAAAATACACATCGGTAACATGGCACAAGCTGTATTGACATTGCAAACAAATATCTCTGACAATACTTGCTCAAAGTTGCCAATTTCTTTCAGGTGTTCAAGATGTCATAGCTAAGTTAACATGCCAAGAACCATAAATAACAACtcataatcaattttaatatagtcATTTGTGTCTCATCCATTCAAATAGTTACATTACACTTAGGGATGACTATTACCATCTTTTCCTTGCCTACTTCCTTCTTCTCTTTGTTTTGCAGGCAAGAAGAATAAGTTACTATACCTTTAACTTTCTTGTTTATCCAGATCTCAAGCAGCATACCAGCACCGATTCCACCAGCAATACATGCCCCATAGAATGCAATTGCGGAGGGCAGAGACCTACGGGGAAGGAAATAGTAGTCTGGAATTTGCCTAATCTTTTTAGGAAGCCGTTTCCTTATAACCGATTTAGCACCAGCACTAGGGTCCTTCTGCAATTCACCGCCTATAGCTTTCCAATCAACCCCCTTGAATGGATCTTTTGGCTCTTCAGTCCCCATCCCCAAACACCACGACACAGCTCAAATCTGTGAATTCAGAACGGAAAAATGAATGCAGCATGAATTATGATCCATGAAACTAATGTCCAACTAACGGGTAGGGTACCCACCCATTTCAGGATATCCAAACACGAACTCAATTAAACTACACATACCCAAACTCGTCCCAAATCCCTTTAAAAGACTACTTATATTGTCCGAACCCGTCCCAAATCCAAATAGAAATACTTGCATACTAACCGAACCCACCCAAACtcgtttaatatataaatcttaaataaattttatgaatactTAACGTATAGCAGGTACCTTACCATCTAAATACCCGTTTATATGAACATTTGAGCAATTGAACGATATAATCAGTTTTCATTGAACAAGATGATCGACATTGATAGTGCTAGAGCCTAAAGAGCACAAAAAATAGCATAAGCAACACGAGTAATAAATCAACCAGCTCAAACAATGAGGAAATGTCAGTGCCTTCCAATTAGAAATGGGTTAAGGTCAAAATGAATCAGAAAGTAAAAGATATGAAAGATGACTTCTTATTTAcaagaaactaaaaaataccaaaaaggAAAGCTggtagaaaaacaaaaaaaaaaaaattcaaagaacaggtatatataatactatagaaaaacaaagaaccataaagaataacaaaacaTGTACAGAACGAGAATTACTTGAACCTAACCTTAAACGCACTACCAATGAATTCTAACCTTTGTGAACAAATATGAAGATGAAGACCGCTAATGATCTTTCAGTTTTATGTTTCGGATCAAGGAAGAAGAGATGAAGAACAATGTCTGAATTTAGTCAGTAACAGAAATTTCAAATCAATCCGTGTTTATGATTTTAGGGATTCTGGTTTTGTAGTTTAGAATTTAGACTAACGATTTTGAAACACTTTTGATGGGCCAAGTTCCGTGGGGTGAGTTGGCAGTTGCTCACTCCATTTTAAGTATCGCCGGAAAATGTGACCTAATTGAGTTCTGTGTGAAAACTCACtggaataataaaattgaaatttatctCTTGATCTGtgattaaattagataaactTAATAATACAGACTATAAGcaataaaagatttataaatttaaaattatttaaacaaTTAAGCCAACAAAAAATCCTAACCCTTTCTTCTTAAAAATCCAAATGTTAAAAACTCTCAGAGTGTTTCGCCCTAGCTAGCTCACcacacaaaaatatattatcaatcTCACTGTAGCAATTTAAGTGGCATCATAGTCAAGTTTCTTCTCAAGACTTCGCAactttttaacttaaattaccaaaaattaCATGAGGAACAAAAGATTACCTCTGGAATCACCGGACCCGAAGTCTCTAGAGCAGCAACAAGTCAGGAAAAAAGGCaggggagagagaaaggagCAGCCTAACGTTTGTATTGTAGAACAATATGCTGTAGCGCACCGTTTCATTCCAATTCGTTCAGTTAAGGGGTCATAAACGCGGCCGTTTCATGATGGGATGGCAAAATGGTAATTTCGAAGTAAATAATGGGTCATCTCATTCTCATCTAACGTGGCTACACTGAACGCAGCGACTGGACTGAAATCGGTGTTGCTGAAGGACGAAGCAAAGGGAGCGTGTTTTTGACAAAGAAGAAGGGAAAAACACTTAAAAAGAGTGCAAAGGAAGAGAGCTCATAAAAATATAGGAGAGGTCGTGAATTATTGACTGTTGTTAGTTTGGATTAATGGATTTTGTATCTCTGTTTCTTCCATTTTTCGTTCTGAAATTCgtgattaaattaaagtaCCCCAACTCCATGATCATTAGAAGTCTCTTCCACGAAACCATCATTCGCCACTACCACCataatcatcatcaacatTGATCAGTTCCCTCTCCGTAACCTCTTTTCTTCCTCTATAGACTACTAGTTTCTGCAATTTTATCTCCAcgcttccatttttatttcttgtgtATACTTCACGAAACCAACAACCCCATTTGATTTTGtgttgtctttttctttatatttcaattatagtTGGTCCCTTCTTCACTGTCAAGCGTCGGAGAAACCCATCTAATTAATCTACTGCATTTATTCAGTATTGACAGCCCACCTCTTCGCTAATTGTCCAGTGGAGCCGGACGTGGTATTTAAATGAGCCTTTTGAAACTGAATTGAGTTGTGGTGTCTCATACTATTATTCAGTTTGCAAAATGCCAGCTCTAGTCTCAGTTAAAACCCCATCCAAGACAACGCCATTGCACAGTTCCCTTCCTCAAAACGACGATCAAATCTATAAAAACGACATCAAAACACCATCTCCGCTTCTAAAGCGAACCCCATCGCCCTCCTCCTCCAAAAAGACCCCAAATAAGCTCCCCGTCGACGAAAAACCGGATCTGGTTTCCCTTTTTGTTAAAGCTCGCCCGAGATACCATTGCTTCCGGTGATAACCCGAATAAAGCCTTGGATTATGCGTCGCGTGCGTCAGTATCGTTTGAAAGGTGTTCGGGTTCAGGTCTGgaacctaaaccctaaaccctaaaccaaTAAATCCTCTCAGCACATTGGATTTTGGAAGGCCCTTAGCTTATAGGAGTGATCTTCTTGTTTAAGATAGGGTTCAAAAACATACCATACCACCGGGAAATTGTATTTCAAAGTAATAAATGTGAATGCTCCCTCTGAACTTCATAATACAAACAGAAATCACATACCATACTAGAACAAAAACCACTGGTGAATAACATAACCATGACAAGTATTCAATTATATCAAGCATAAATCAACATTACAAATAGCAGGTGGGttcatttatttaagaaaagataaaatgtGAAAAGAACTCCGCAGAAAATCCGCTGGAGTAGAACTAGTTGATATATGACTCAAAAACTACCAACAAGGCCACTGTACGTAAGTCATAAGCAAGACTTCCCATATGTCAATATGATAACCAAAACCAAAGATAATAAGGACTTTTTGTGCAAATAATCAATCAATCATATAACAGAGGACCATTTAATCTAAATCTTCTTGAAAATATTGAGATATGCACAATCATGAATGTTAACCTGAAAATTgttttataaatacaaaacTTATTTACAGGACGAAGAAAAGAggacaaaaatatttttttttaatttttttaaatatcacaaTTTTACTCAGCAAAAACAACAGTACACGAAAATCCATGAGCAAATGCCTAAGCGTTGAAAAATAGAGGCATATTTTGTTTACTCTTAAATATTCTTCTTGCATaaactcaaaagaaaaaaaaattctggTAGAAAACATGCTAGTTAATTTATGACCAAAGCATCACTCCAAGTTGCAGAGGATAACAAAAGAGTACCTTCATCACAAAATTACACATCTAAAAGTAAAATGACTATTTAAGTTCATGTACAaactgagaaagaaaaaaaattatcaccaactaaaatcaaaacaaacaTACGAGATCAAGCACAAgcaaaaatatactaatacCAAAGAAGAACAGATATTGTAAATCAGACCATAAATTTGTAATTACTTAAGAATCcataaagaatataataatccTTATGTGGAGAGAAAAGCACACCCTAATTGATGAGAACATAAGGAAAGCCCTCTAACAACCAACACGATAAGCTAAAGTAATTAAAGCGTATAATTTAGAAACTGCACCCAATTTCCGAGCAAACAGATTGAATATTTATgtgagattaaaaaaaattaggcagaaaattaaagatagaAAGGTAAAGAGAGTAAAAGAGAAGAGTACAAACCAAAATATGGATTGAATCCGTGCAAAACTGGACGTAAATGAGCAACTAGTTATTTTGTATTGTATTATTGGGTACATCTGGTTGAATTCATTGAAGAAAAgctgtaaaattaaaaataaataagatcaTAATGACAGCATGAATCAGACTccccataaaataaattacggCTAAGATTCAAAATCATATACATAAACAGATGGATTCACATGGCTTTGTTATAAATAAGAACCTAATCTGTTTGGAACATCAAAATAGAACTCGAATCCATTAACTGGTAGATCAAGCATCAAATCAAACATATACCACCTACAGATCTCGAAATCTGATATATAcgatcaaaataattttaaatcagGCAAGCAAAGGACACAGATTCAAACGGTAATAGATCAAAACCTTAAATGAACTTCAAGATCTTAAGATcaacaaacaaaagaattaacaactgAATTAAGCAATCTCTATATCACCTATCGAGAAAGAGAACAGATCGAAACAGTAAtcgaatttgaaatgaaacaaaaaaaagaaagaagttaGGGATTGAAGAAGAGGATAAGTGAGTTTACCTGAGAGAACAGCCAGAGAGAGCAAATGAAGGGATCCACGCACCTTCCTCCCCACAGAGATGAggaaattttgaaaatgtGAGAGAGATTGTATATTTACTCGTTTTAAGAGATTGTATATTTATAggacctttttttttctccctcAGATCGCcttcttttttagtttatttttccgGTTAAGCGTATtttttaagcttctttttctttccttttttcttttttctaaataaactCGCTTATTCTAACTGACGCCGTTATGACGGCACAAAGGGTAATTTGCTCCCTATATTTAGACTGAATGaccaatttatttattttaaattttatgaccAATTAGTCACGTACTTAACAATTATAGTCAAACTATCTATTTTTTCTCGACCACCATGTACGAGTAAACTTAAttgcatttttaattataataaataataaaaaattaaatttaaagagaaacaatcaaaataaactaaaacaagCTAGGATTAAAAGAAAGCAAGAagcatttttataaatttgttttataaCAGCAACCATTAGATCAAGAACTAAGATctcatttaaatttagttgGAGACTGAAATGTGTTTAGAAAGGAGAAATCTATTTCTAATTCATAGATAGGGATCCTTGATCTCGAGACGTGGTTAATATTttgtgaagaaatcactaatCAAGATTTAAAATTCACCTACTCATTTCAAAGTTTGTGATCACCCACCCTGCTACTCAGAttctttgatatttaaatttattactaaataaatattttaatataaataaaatttcaaactaaatctccttaatttatataaaaatatgagcaaCTGAAATCTGATAAACTAAAAAGTTAACAttgaaaatttctttatttacacAAGTTTaacattcaaaaaaaatatatactggTGACTCTTTCTAGTGTTTAGTTTTTCTAATCCTTCTTTTACatatgatttattattattattattttataggaaaaatatattaaaaaaagtaaactCTAAAAGTAATATCTCGAGTTCAAGACAACTCTCTTCCGGCATTATATGAgttcttatttttatagtgATTATATGAAAGTAAGTATCATGTTGGATAGTCGATAACTCGTTGACCCTCCAATCAACCCGATtatgaaacaaaaaaacaagGGCCGAAACACAAATGAAATTGGGGTGGACAATAACATCCGAAAATGGAAGTCGACAAAATTCAGTTCTACAAAGAAAGTGGGAGgatttatgaatttagaaGGCGACAACAACGATAATAACACATATCGCCCCACCGTAGTGGTCCCCGAGGAATGCTACTTTGAAAAACACCGGTAAGACTCGTGATCCGTTGACACCAAAAGGACCATCGATGCCTAGTGTCACCGTATATTTCCCCTTCTCGAGAAGGTTCAGTGGCTCAAGAAGCCTCCAGGAGTTTGCTACAAAGCAAGGGAGGattctagaacattctagaatcATCCTGGAAGGATCCGGAAGCATCTAGAATAATCTAGAAGCTTGTAGAATGTGTAGATAAGtatgaaaatatatagaaCATTCTAGATACTTAATCTTAGCATTAGATTGAATGTATCCTCACCGTCCATTGAGGAGGTGGAGGCCTATATATAGCTTAGAGAATTCATTTGTAAGCATGAAGCAAATCAAGTTGCAATTAAGTTGTAATTAAGCAATTCAAGCTTAATAGAAGAGCAAgtagtttctctctctaaaagctctctctctctaagcTTTCTTAAGctctcttttgttctttttgccATCCTAGCTAGCATTTTGCCTAGCATTTGAAGGTGACTAGCTTACTTGTTTCCGCGAGAAAGTAGCTAGTGTCGCACGGTTCGTTGGTAGAAAACACCAAGCCCGTgacagttggtatcagagcaaggTTAAACTATCGTTGAAATGGCAAAGACATCAGGAGCAAGTGAGGCTACTAGAGTTCCGGAGGAGGTAAGGCAACTCCAGAGTGAGGTTGTGAAGGACCAGCCGGAAGCGTCCAAGCCACCAAGGAATGAGAGAGGAAGGTTGAGGGATGTTGTGTCTGACATGGATGCCAGGCTAGCCAAGGTAGAGCTAACTGTGGTCGAGGGACAAGATACGTTCTGGGATTTAGAGCAACGCATCGGGGAGCTCGAGAATGGAAGAGAAGAGCTTCAAGAGGGGATGCAAGCCGCCTTGAACGAGGGATGTCCAAGTGTCAAGATCAAGCCAAGACCGTGGAGAAAACTCTCCTTGCCGAGGTTATGACATTGAGGGAGATGCTTGATGGAATGGTTGCTAGGTTGGTGGCAACAGAGGAAGAGCTTATCCTATGTAAGAAGGCAGCTATCCAGGGAAGTGGAAGCGTGCCAATGATAGTCTCTACTCCATCGAAGTTAGATGTTCCGAAGCCTAAAGCTTATAAAGGCTCGAGGAACGCGAAGGAAATTGATAACTTCCTATGGAGCTTGGAGCAATACTTCAAGGCACTTGGCTTAGTAGAAGAAGCCAAGAAAGTTGACGTTGCCGCACTCTTCCTAGAAGATACCGCAATGTTATGGTGGAGAAGGAAGAGTGGCGACATGGAAAAAGGGACATGCACCATTAGCTCGTGGGGAGAATTCAAGGAAGATTTGAAGAAGCAGTTCTACCCCGAGAATGCTATTCGCGATGCAAGGGCCAAGTTGCGGCGACTCTCACATACAGGAAGTATTAAGGAGTATGTTAAAGAATTCACCGACACACTCCTTGAGATTCCCAGCTATACCGATGAAGAAGCCTTGTTTGCATTTAAGGATGGGTTGCGGATTTGGGCAAGGTTGGAGTT
The Ricinus communis isolate WT05 ecotype wild-type chromosome 1, ASM1957865v1, whole genome shotgun sequence DNA segment above includes these coding regions:
- the LOC8263491 gene encoding uncharacterized protein LOC8263491, whose protein sequence is MENKNNNNCSLISCDKLDRVASWVGSNVASAFFASLERCSCINLNTADPEDDDEEAKDRPLMLSKPTVRDNSDSYHATTATAAVTAAH
- the LOC125370985 gene encoding uncharacterized protein LOC125370985, producing MGTEEPKDPFKGVDWKAIGGELQKDPSAGAKSVIRKRLPKKIRQIPDYYFLPRRSLPSAIAFYGACIAGGIGAGMLLEIWINKKVKEDGGVIWEFDK